In Setaria italica strain Yugu1 chromosome I, Setaria_italica_v2.0, whole genome shotgun sequence, the genomic window ATCAGGTAGATTACCGATGCAGACAATGTTACAGGTGGACACGATTATCAACTCTTCCATAATGCAGTTCTGGTGACTCGTGTGGCTCCCAAACAGCCAGAGATTTACTGGTGTTTTGCTTAGTTTTCTGGAGAAGTTTGAATTGTTGGCTGTGATGGAAGTTTTGTGAAAACACAAATAATCTTGCTTCACTACGTTTTGGGTGGTCGTACTGAATAATTTTCCTCAAGATAGATGACAATGGCGGACCAGAGTGTACATACTTGTGATTTTGTACAAAAACATAGCTCAAAGCTACTGTAAGTGGTGCTAGCATTCGTTTTCCTCGGATTGTAAATCTGTGAGATGAACAAATGACCTTTATTCTTTTACTTGTATTCCAGATTATTGATTGTGtctggaaaggaaaaaaatgcttTGTTTACTCAAATATCTTCTTCTGTAATGATGAAAATGGTGAATGCTGGATTCATTTAGCATAGCATGTAGTTTCACTGTTTTGGGATCTTGGGGCAGTAAAAATCTACCTATGTATCAGTACTAGTTTACTGCTGGAAGAGCCTTCCGATTATTTCCCTACAAGATCATTAATAAGCTTCAAGGAAAGTGACGCATTTCCGATCCAATGCAAAATCCTGGGCTCATCACTTCATCATCATGGGCTGATGAGGAGGTTGGTGATGGCCGTGCACACGATGGCGATCTGCACGGCGTATGCGCTGCGCCGCGccaccggctccggcggcggcagccctgCCTCGGCGAAGCCGCCGGTGCACCGGCGCACCAGCGAGTCCGCGTCGGCGGCCATCTGCCTCCCCGCCGTGTAGTTGTGCGCGTTGGTCTCGTCGTAGGCCCCCGCGAACGCGAGCTCCATGTCGTAGTACAGCTTCTCGCACAGCCGAAGCGCGGCGGTCACCCTcgcgtccggcggcggctgctgcacggcggcggcggtgagcagCGCCTCCAAGTCGTTGaccgcggcgccggcgttgTTGACGCCGACGTTCGCCGCCACCTTGGCCAGGCCGCAGGCGTCCGCGCTGGGGCTGTCGCGGTGCTTGCTGAGCTCCGACACGCAGAAGCCGTAGTCCACGCGCCGGTCGCggctggccgccgccgagcacgtCTCTTCCACGGtcgcgccgacgccggcgagccCGTGGAGGGTGGCGAGGGAGGCCAGGGCTGCCATGAGGAGAGCCCTCGATGGCCTCGGCATGTTGGGCGGAATGGTGGTGTTCCTGGATGAGAGATGAGCGAGGCATTCCGACTTATTTAGGGAGTTCACTGACATATCGGTTCAAATTCTATTTTGGGATAGTCTATTAAAAGTCAGCTAATATTTTCAAAAGAAGTCAAATTCTGGATAATTGGATAAAGGGCTCCCAACATTTTCGCAAATAATTGTAATTAGAAAAACTACGATAACTCTACAAGATTTAATATAAGTTTTGGGTCACCTTCTCCGATGATGACTCTCATCACCGGTAGAGGTCCAGCAAAGTTACGCTGAGTTAGAGTTTTTATTTCGTAGAGGATACTCCCTCAGTTCCAAATTACGagtcatttcaacttttttgGAAAGTCAAacccctctgttccaaattacaagtcaggacatgtttgtttccaccctcctaaaattttagctcctaaaaagtgactaaaaagtggctaaagagccaaacactaTGACTAAAAATGACTAAAAACTTTTAGGAGGCTTCaatttctttaggagctccacctctcctaaaacctcctaaaGCCCATCCTGAACCTCCATTGCTCTCATTTAttgccccccctctctctcactctccctCCCGCCTAGGCCCCCGCCATTCCGCCCGCCACCGGCGTCCTCCCCGCTCGGCCCCCGCCAGCGGCATCCTTCCCGCCgtccgccgtccgccgccgccgcacggcacccccacccccgccgcccccgctcccttgCACCGCCGCACGGGCCGGCCAGGCGCTCCCCCGCCGGatccccgccgtcgccggatcCGGGCGAGGGAGGAACGGGAGGGGGGTGGCGGTgtcggggaaggagaggaggggaggggcgcggcggccgggattcgaagggagggggcggcgccggcgggcagACCAAACGCCGGCGGAGGGGTGGTGCGGCGCTGGTGACGGGCGAGCCAAGCACCGGCGGAGGGGCGGTGTAGGGCCGGCAATGGACGAGCCtagcgccggcggaggggcggtgcgGCGCCGACGGAGGGGCATGCAGGGGCATGGGGGAAGGGCATCTTGGGTATTTTACACTTTATTAATtgcctttagtcacttttaggaggtggaaccaaacatacttttaggaggtgcctaaaaactgcctaaaaaattttaggagctaaaactttaggagggtggaaacaaacatgCCCTCATTTCAactttttggagagtcaaactattttatgtttgaccaaaattataaccaaatagatatactatgaaaatatatttaatgaaacaactaatggtacttatttgatatcatgaatgttagtactttattgtataaatttggtcaaacttgagatgttttgactctccaagaaagttgaaatgacttataatttggaatggagggagtataagttACCAACATAAACCATAGAGGGATGAAGGGTAGCAATTGACATTCACATTTCCATTGAGGAATGAGGACACCACCACAACAAATCCCTCGACGCGGGCGGCCCAAaccaccaccgccccctcccctcggcCTCCCTCCGTCACGGCGCCgcttgaagcgtccccacataagtagagactaaatgtgatacaagtatcagtcccaggaggctgataacacatttattcaacagatgattcaaaaaccgtacaactcccgaagtaacgggcgggcaagccacacccaaagaagaactaaaccaacaacgatattgttgacgccagattttgacacgtatttttaatcggcgtcagggaaggaaaagattggccgatgtgGTGGATTAAAAGCCACaactgggaatcggccgattggtgctacagtgtatcggccgattggcgagTGGAGTTGACAGaagtcggccgattggaaagtTGGAGCAGCTGGgctaatatgggcttaaggtggatcagaaaggaagatagagaaagattggcccgtgggaatatgataaccaactccgatacaagttgtgtttgtaaatatttgttttcgtttaagattagagatagatcctagtcggttaggaaatcagttgtaacaggctataaatagcagtctctagagatttgtaaaaaacacattaatcaatacaaacaacttactctttcatcgtactttactttcaagtcggcgacttcgccaatacgtCTTTTCtgtcacgagttcgtacgggttggccgggctgcatcgacacgatctccagccgattctgtaagttccgcttatcgaataatatctaagctttaacttcgagcgcatcgctgttgtttcatttagatttattcacaagttatcgatattaactggaattataggttttatctattgtttcagtttttatcaccagttatccagcttgagatttgaactgtcggctttattactgttattcttatttattattatatagctgattagatctatttcaagtgttgcatttgtagcgttgtttagcctACTTTAGTAGTCTCTTTACAATCGCtgcgtgattatcggctgttctatagccggtcatcttcatagcaaatcggtcgattcgctgacACACTTTTCGAGATAGATcgaaactttagccgatcgaaacccctggaatctaatacgtttctttccttgtcaatcaacaggtcagattgactggcacgccatgcgaaccgcactaggacgatcacccgaataggagttaagcagattctcctgggtcatgtgtccgacgctaaaggtcatcggccgatttttagcgccaacacacttttggcacgcccggtgggaccaacacaacatccaacatgtcaaaagctgccgaaatctccaaagacaatgtcatcgaggttacggaagcagatctcaaggacgactagAAAGAAGAATTAGCAAGACACTtagaagaatacaggaagacatgcttgcaatctttcagtcgtaccagaagcggggtgaccgtcaagaaagctccccttccaactccccgccagatcaccgtcgctgaggactcgggcaagatgtccgatatgattcaacagtccgtcTATCAGgctttcatcaaccaatccttagtgatgaccaacacggtatacaatgccgtcatcagttccctggtcaatggagtagctcaggggtatcaggggccagcgtacgccccGCCCATTGTAGCTCTAGTCAGAAgcttaccaggcacatctcactcggctcctcagccgatactgacacaacatggaggatacaacacttCAATGCCTCCAGGATACAACGGCGCGCTATGCTTTTAGTCGCAAGCGCCGCCTCAGCCTGCCCAGATTTCCTCCGTGCAATCACTGccctcaaactcagtgccttggggggcaccagcaacgGCGGCTGGTTTGGACCAATCAACCGGTTACggaagctctccgatccaaGCACCATTCCAGTCGGCTATCCGAccgacggtcccacaatatcaaccAGCCTCGTTAGATATCAGCATGGGGGCAGACACTGCGGAAACACTCAGAAGCACGACGCTGATGATGTTGTACGATGAGACGGCAGATTCGCTACGCCACCAACTGTTAaccgctcagccggccacgCTGCCGCAAAATCCACCACACGCTTTGATCCACCACCTGGCCAACCCACCGCCGATCCATCAGCACGTGCCGATCCCTCAACTAGTCGTTCATtagcagcaagtggattggacagcaaggatagcagaggtgattcaagatcaattcgggttgaagccaaaggtacaGACCTATATGTACAAGACgccatacccacctgcctacgacttgctgccgtttccccatcggtacaaggtccctgacttcaccaagttctccgaactggatgacacgtcaaccgtagaacacgtgaacaTGTTTATTATCCAGTGTGGAGAAGCagccacacaagatgctctgcgtATACGTTTATTCTCGTCTTCCctatctggatcggccttccagtggttcactacgctgccacCCAATTCCATTGTCACATGGGTCGATCTAGAGaagcaattccacaagtacttctacgcgggagtccacgagatgaagctttcagatCTGACCaacctcaggcagaggagcgacgagccCGTAACCAattacgtgcagaggttcagagaggtcagaaacaaatgctacacccaaGTCCTGACTGACGcccagctggccgatatcgccttccaagatctcctgccacacatcaaagaaaagtacgcctcccaggagTTTGAAAGTTTAAGTCAAATCGTCCATCGATTGGCCAGTCAGGAAGTACGCCTTTTCGATCAACaaaggaattttcagaaaaaggtggcatacttagaaggatctgaatcAAAGAAGGAGGCAGAAATTGACCTGGCAGAATGGGTAAAAGAGAAAAAGctgatatcatgcccgttcgggaagaaagagccagaagcgtttggttttgacacgtcaaaggccgacaaaatcttcgatttacttctccaagaggggtagatcaagctctcaccctaccacactattccatcggccgagcagctcaaaaagatgaagtattgcaagtggcacaatgccacgtcccacgacacaaacgagtgcaagatcttccgacagcaaatacaatcgtccatcgagcaaggcagactcaagttcgaagtcccgacaaagccaacaaagccaatgaagattgatcagcatcctttccctactgacatggttgacacgggaagaaacgcactccaaaccaaggtgctgacatcggAATTGGCTAAAAGAAGCGGCgtcgtggaccccagaaatcaagctacggttgaagatgtcaaagggaaaagatGAGTCGAAGACGAGAGCGAAGGATCGGAGAGGCCACGTAGACCTGtcacctcccaattcttacTCAACAAATATCAATGGCAGCAGGAAAGTTTGAGACaccgcgaagagatgatgcgccgacacgaagaccactggcggtgcccgttcttcattcattcctgggaaaataacctcaggctaccattagccgataattgccctgagtgcagcggtccatattgcgacaatcgcccgttcaagaggtcacgttccagagacagaggatcagagccgatcagcagaaactggcgcaaacaagaggatcggcgtccttcagtgcgtgatcggctggggggggggcagagttgaccggtatgatcggccaaggggcaGGATTGACCAGCATAAGCGACTGGGGGGCAGAGCCAGCGCACACGATCAGccagaagagatggccgacgctagGGTGTCAAATGAAAACTCCTTAGGGtgagaaccagactgggagcgcgtcaaaccgccggccaaaccggtgaaccccaggtggtgccctgatggattgaccaaatcccaaaaacgaaggatccaatgTCTGCGCCAATggaaagaacaagaagaagagtaGAGGCAGATGGTAGATAAGCAAGATGACAGGTCTTGagtctggcaccccaaaagaaacaacaatgacgAAGGCGAtaatcaggaatcggcagctgaagtcagcatggtgttcatcttgccgatggagttcatggctcccgccgatcgagATGACGAAGCAAGGATAGAGGAGCAAATgacgcaattggctttggagctaATGACATCCAcctttgagaaacccgaggacaaAAAACGGCAACATCTCAAATccctgttcctcaaaggacacgttgATGGACGACCCGTCACCAGgctactggtagatggaggtgctgcagtcaacatcatgccgtatgccatgttccgaaaattgggcaaaagtgatgaagacctgaccaagacagacatgatgctcaaggacttcgagggcaacgtatcccccgcacatggagcactctgcgtcgacctcaccatcggcagtaagacccactactttctttatcattaatggcaaagggtcctacaacatgttgctcggtcgcgattggatacacgcgaattgttgcatcccatctacaatgcatcaatgcctcgtctagtgggtcggcgacaacatcgagatagtcagcgccgattccgcctacagtgttgctgcggctgatgcgcaacagtggagctgcgaacacatcAAGTGCATATCTAGCTGAACCTAGGATACTGATTTCCTAAAGGTGTCCaattttggcctgcagccgatccgagcagttgGCTCCGAAGAATcggattagatggatcagttcgtccgagaagatgggaagcttgggcacggatttacgtcggccgattcactggagatggtggacttaggagatggcagcaagccaaggccgacgtatattagtgctagcttagatcccgagtacaagtgtaaattgacaagcttattgaaagaatttaaagattgttttgcttgggaataccatgaaatgcctggtctagaccgatctattgtcgaacaccgggtgcctataaaaccagggtatcggcctatcagcagcctgcgcgacggtgcaaccctaaaattctacctgacaTAAAGGTCGAgatcacaagattgattgaagcaagatTTATTCGGTAATGCCGTTATGCTGAGTGGATTTCGAATGgatggtgatgactttcggcctAAAACATGTCggggctacatatcaacgggctatgaattacatcttccacaagctcattggcatcctggtggagatctacatcgatgatgtcgtggtcaagtcaaaagggcATCAAGAGCATCTAACCGATCTGcgagaagtgttggagtgcacaaggaagcatgggttgaaaatgaacccgaacaagtgtgcatttggCGTGTTGGCCAggcaatttctaggattcatggtccatgagcgcgggatagaagtcaaccgaaagatcatagctgccatcaacaaggttgtggccccgcagaacaaaactgagctgcaaTCCTTAATtggcaaggtcaactttatcagaaggtTCATATCTAATTTGTCCGGGCATATTCAAGccttcactcctttgttgaagttgaaacccgatcaggaattcgtatggggagaagaacagcgaaaagcgttggaagacatcaagcaatatttgATTTCGCCACCTGTGTTAGTCCCACTACAGGCTGACAAGCtattcagactatacttatcggtTGATGAaagggctatcggatcggcgctggtacaggagttcgaaggaaaagaacgggtaatatattatgttagcagaagactcttggacgccgaaacaagatattccccagtAGAACGGCTGTGCCTAtatctttatttctcatgcaccaagctcaggcactacctgttatcagcAGAATGCATAaacgtatgcaaggatgacatagtaaaatacatgctatcactgccaattttgaaagggaggattggcaagtggatcctagctctgtcagagtttgacctatggtttgaatcggccaaagctatcAAGggccaagtcatggccgatttcgtggcttAGCATTGTGGACCGGAAGTCGCCGTCAttgaaccagttccatggactctatacttcgatGGTTCTTCGTGTGGGGCAGGattaggaatcggcatcatcctcatatcgcctcggggggcaagttatgatttgt contains:
- the LOC101760199 gene encoding pectinesterase inhibitor 8, whose translation is MPRPSRALLMAALASLATLHGLAGVGATVEETCSAAASRDRRVDYGFCVSELSKHRDSPSADACGLAKVAANVGVNNAGAAVNDLEALLTAAAVQQPPPDARVTAALRLCEKLYYDMELAFAGAYDETNAHNYTAGRQMAADADSLVRRCTGGFAEAGLPPPEPVARRSAYAVQIAIVCTAITNLLISP